One genomic window of Meiothermus cerbereus DSM 11376 includes the following:
- the modB gene encoding molybdate ABC transporter permease subunit, with the protein MDDPAFWQTLRLTLEVSLVTTVILLILGLPLGWVLAHKRFWGKRVLESIVLLPLTLPPTVLGFYLLLLLGQNGPIAQTFGFTWAFRFEGLVVGSVLFSLPFALNGYREAFRSLDLDLIQTARTLGAGWRRVWLEVILPITWPGILSGSILAFAHTLGEFGVVLMVGGSIPGKTQLVSIYIYDQVQALQFGRAGEAAGLLLAVSFVLVYLVRTLEDVWRSRMP; encoded by the coding sequence ATGGACGACCCGGCCTTCTGGCAGACCCTGCGCCTGACCCTCGAGGTCAGTCTGGTGACGACCGTAATTCTGCTTATCCTGGGGCTGCCGCTGGGCTGGGTGCTGGCCCACAAGCGCTTTTGGGGCAAGCGGGTGCTGGAGTCCATTGTGCTTTTGCCCCTTACCCTGCCCCCCACGGTACTGGGGTTTTACCTGCTCCTGCTGCTGGGCCAGAATGGTCCAATCGCCCAGACCTTTGGCTTCACCTGGGCCTTTCGCTTCGAGGGGCTGGTGGTGGGTTCGGTGCTGTTTAGCCTGCCATTCGCCCTCAATGGCTACCGGGAGGCCTTTCGCAGCCTGGACTTAGACCTGATACAGACCGCGCGCACCCTGGGGGCGGGCTGGCGGCGGGTCTGGCTCGAGGTGATTCTGCCCATTACCTGGCCGGGCATTTTGTCGGGCTCCATCCTGGCTTTTGCCCACACCCTGGGCGAGTTTGGGGTGGTGCTGATGGTAGGGGGAAGCATTCCCGGTAAAACCCAGCTGGTCAGCATCTACATCTACGACCAGGTACAGGCCCTCCAGTTTGGGCGGGCTGGGGAGGCCGCGGGGCTTTTGCTGGCGGTAAGCTTTGTGCTGGTGTACCTGGTACGCACCCTGGAGGACGTGTGGAGATCGCGTATGCCCTGA
- a CDS encoding ABC transporter ATP-binding protein produces the protein MEIAYALKHPVRLELKLQVQGFTVLLGESGVGKTSLLKAIAGLIPASGQPFSGLRAEKRPVGYLPQHFALFPHLRAWQNVAFPLAHLPGPARKQKALAYLELMGIAELAERYPRQMSGGQQQRVALARALAKEPQILLLDEPTSALDMATREEVFGGVLERLKSLALPTLAASHDQWLAQRAHRVAVLTRHGLVQQGSAEEVFTRPKRLEVARLVGFRNLWGGVVLRLEGGWVWVETPLGVLQAARPDWVQVGQKVWLGIRSEEVFTLDTPQNRVLGRVCQLRWQGLRLRGQLVVGEVALDFLLPRYKQTQLGLTEGQQLEVALEPRFLHLMPAS, from the coding sequence GTGGAGATCGCGTATGCCCTGAAGCACCCGGTAAGGCTAGAGCTAAAGCTGCAGGTGCAGGGTTTTACGGTTTTGCTGGGGGAGAGTGGGGTGGGCAAGACCAGCCTGCTCAAGGCCATTGCGGGCTTGATTCCGGCAAGCGGCCAGCCTTTTTCCGGGCTAAGGGCGGAAAAGCGCCCTGTTGGCTACCTGCCCCAGCACTTTGCCCTGTTTCCGCATCTGCGGGCCTGGCAGAATGTGGCGTTTCCGCTGGCCCATCTACCGGGCCCGGCCCGTAAGCAAAAGGCCCTGGCCTACCTCGAGCTGATGGGCATTGCCGAACTGGCCGAACGCTACCCAAGGCAGATGTCGGGTGGGCAGCAGCAGCGGGTAGCCCTGGCCCGGGCCCTGGCTAAAGAGCCCCAGATTCTACTGCTGGACGAACCCACCAGCGCGCTGGATATGGCGACCCGGGAGGAGGTTTTTGGGGGGGTGCTGGAGCGCCTGAAGTCCCTTGCGCTGCCTACCCTGGCCGCCTCGCACGACCAGTGGCTGGCCCAACGGGCCCACCGGGTGGCGGTGCTGACCCGGCATGGGCTGGTGCAGCAGGGTTCTGCCGAAGAGGTGTTTACCCGACCAAAGCGCCTCGAGGTGGCCCGGCTGGTGGGTTTTCGCAACCTGTGGGGAGGAGTGGTGCTGCGGCTGGAAGGGGGGTGGGTCTGGGTAGAGACCCCGCTGGGGGTGCTTCAGGCGGCCCGCCCCGACTGGGTTCAGGTGGGCCAGAAGGTCTGGCTGGGTATTCGTTCGGAGGAGGTATTTACCCTGGACACACCACAAAACCGCGTACTGGGCAGGGTTTGTCAACTGCGCTGGCAGGGCTTGCGTCTGCGCGGCCAGCTGGTGGTGGGAGAGGTTGCGCTGGACTTCTTGCTGCCCCGCTACAAACAGACCCAGCTGGGGCTGACCGAAGGACAGCAGCTCGAGGTTGCCCTCGAGCCGCGCTTTTTGCACCTGATGCCAGCAAGCTAG
- a CDS encoding twin-arginine translocase TatA/TatE family subunit: MPLGPTELLIILLIVVLLFGARKLPELARGLGQSAKEFRKGLSEEDKKPEESKPEQKQS, from the coding sequence ATGCCTTTAGGCCCCACCGAACTACTCATCATCCTGCTAATTGTGGTTTTGTTATTTGGCGCACGCAAGCTACCGGAGCTGGCTCGAGGTCTGGGCCAGTCGGCCAAAGAGTTTCGCAAAGGTTTGAGCGAAGAGGACAAAAAGCCCGAAGAAAGCAAGCCTGAGCAGAAGCAGTCCTAG
- the rodA gene encoding rod shape-determining protein RodA, with translation MTLRRVPVFAYDWVLIGLVLLISFIGLVTLYSAAPSHSVWLQQLVALPIALAVGLLIQVFTRRQVLSWGFPLYLASLAMLVLVLLIGREINGAKAWFDLGPVSFQPLELAKIGLILVLARVLAARPLEGPLDYVLPALLAAPVLGLVFIQPDLGGTLVLIAGFLGMLFVRGMPTRHIIFGLVAVAVLLPTVIWPNLNQYQRERVEILFDLSKDPKGKGFQQIQSTIAIGSGGLMGKGFGAGTQTQLGFVPERQTDFIYAVLAEEWGFVGATTLMALYALLFFRLGRMALECVRLEDRLIIMGVLSMLAFQVAVNIAVTLGLAPVTGLTLPLVSKGGSSLIMVYLGLGLALLIHRDRYSEV, from the coding sequence GTGACGCTGCGCAGGGTTCCGGTTTTTGCTTATGACTGGGTACTGATAGGCTTGGTATTGCTTATTAGCTTTATTGGGCTGGTTACACTTTACAGTGCGGCGCCAAGCCATAGTGTCTGGTTACAGCAGCTGGTAGCCCTTCCGATTGCCCTGGCGGTGGGCCTGTTGATACAGGTGTTTACGCGCCGACAGGTACTCTCCTGGGGCTTTCCGCTCTACCTGGCTTCACTGGCCATGCTGGTGCTGGTCTTGCTGATAGGCCGCGAGATAAACGGCGCCAAGGCCTGGTTCGACCTGGGCCCGGTTAGTTTTCAGCCGCTCGAGCTCGCCAAAATTGGCCTCATCCTGGTGCTGGCTCGAGTGCTGGCGGCAAGACCGCTGGAAGGCCCGCTGGACTATGTTTTGCCGGCTTTGCTGGCAGCCCCCGTGCTGGGGTTGGTTTTCATCCAGCCAGACCTGGGGGGCACCCTGGTGCTTATCGCGGGGTTTCTGGGCATGTTGTTTGTGCGGGGTATGCCCACCAGACACATCATTTTTGGGCTGGTTGCGGTTGCGGTACTGCTGCCAACAGTAATTTGGCCCAACCTGAACCAGTACCAGCGCGAACGGGTTGAAATTTTGTTCGATCTCTCCAAAGACCCCAAGGGCAAGGGCTTTCAACAGATTCAATCCACCATTGCCATTGGCTCTGGGGGCCTGATGGGCAAGGGTTTTGGAGCCGGCACCCAGACCCAGCTGGGGTTCGTACCAGAGCGCCAGACCGACTTCATCTACGCTGTGCTGGCCGAAGAGTGGGGCTTTGTCGGTGCAACCACGCTGATGGCACTTTATGCCTTGCTTTTTTTTCGCCTGGGCCGCATGGCCTTAGAGTGCGTACGCCTGGAGGATCGCCTGATCATCATGGGGGTGCTCTCGATGCTGGCTTTTCAGGTTGCGGTTAATATTGCGGTTACGCTGGGCCTGGCCCCGGTAACCGGCCTCACCCTGCCTTTGGTCTCTAAAGGTGGCAGCAGCCTGATTATGGTCTACTTAGGCCTGGGGCTGGCTTTGCTGATCCACCGCGACCGGTACAGCGAGGTATAA
- a CDS encoding thiolase family protein, whose translation MREVLVVSAVRTPIGRFGGALKDFSPVDLGAHVMKAALEQAGLNGADLDLFVFGQVLRAGHGQLPPRQAAFKAGIPNTVDGYAVDMVCASGMQAVANGALAIKNGDAEVVLAGGMESMTQTGFYLSSRARWGYKYLAGAPEQLQDILQRDGLSDPFTGEAMGDQTERLAAEFGVTRAELDEVACESHQRAARAQEACYFSREIVPLELRTRKGLDKIEKDEGVRPDTTLESLAALRPAFKKDGVLTAGNASQISDGASALILASPEAVQKYGLKPIARILGNSWAAGEPWRFPEAPVPAVKKLLEKLRLGVGDFQLFENNEAFALNNLLFNRLLGVPMDRLNVHGGAIALGHPIGASGARILTTLIHALHIRGKERGLAAICHGTGGSTAMALEAIG comes from the coding sequence ATGCGTGAGGTGTTGGTTGTCTCGGCCGTGCGCACCCCGATTGGGCGGTTTGGTGGTGCGCTTAAGGATTTTTCGCCGGTTGACCTGGGGGCGCATGTGATGAAAGCGGCCCTCGAGCAAGCAGGCTTGAACGGAGCCGACCTAGACCTGTTTGTGTTTGGGCAGGTGTTGCGGGCCGGGCACGGCCAGCTGCCGCCGCGGCAGGCTGCTTTCAAGGCGGGCATCCCCAACACCGTCGACGGCTACGCGGTGGATATGGTGTGCGCTTCGGGCATGCAGGCTGTGGCCAACGGGGCGCTGGCCATCAAAAATGGCGATGCAGAGGTGGTGCTGGCTGGTGGCATGGAATCCATGACCCAGACTGGGTTTTACCTCTCGAGCCGGGCCCGCTGGGGCTACAAGTACCTGGCGGGTGCGCCCGAGCAGCTGCAAGATATTTTGCAGCGGGACGGGCTATCCGACCCCTTCACCGGGGAGGCCATGGGCGACCAAACCGAACGCCTGGCCGCCGAATTCGGCGTTACCCGGGCCGAGCTCGACGAGGTGGCCTGCGAGTCGCATCAGCGGGCTGCCAGGGCCCAGGAAGCCTGCTACTTTAGCAGGGAGATTGTGCCCCTCGAGCTCAGGACCCGCAAGGGGCTCGATAAGATTGAAAAAGACGAAGGCGTAAGGCCCGATACCACCCTCGAATCGCTGGCAGCCTTGCGCCCGGCCTTCAAGAAAGACGGGGTGCTGACCGCAGGCAATGCCTCGCAGATATCCGACGGGGCCTCGGCGCTGATTTTGGCCAGCCCCGAAGCAGTGCAAAAGTACGGCTTGAAACCTATTGCGCGCATTCTGGGCAACAGCTGGGCCGCGGGTGAGCCCTGGCGTTTCCCCGAGGCGCCGGTTCCTGCGGTGAAGAAGCTTCTAGAAAAGCTCCGTCTTGGCGTGGGCGACTTCCAGCTATTTGAAAATAACGAGGCCTTTGCCCTCAACAATCTGTTGTTCAACCGCCTGTTGGGCGTGCCCATGGATCGCCTGAATGTGCACGGAGGGGCCATTGCGCTGGGTCATCCCATTGGGGCCTCCGGTGCCCGCATCCTGACCACCCTGATTCATGCCCTGCACATCCGCGGCAAGGAGCGGGGTCTGGCTGCGATCTGCCACGGAACCGGTGGCTCTACTGCAATGGCGCTGGAAGCCATCGGCTAG
- a CDS encoding DUF503 domain-containing protein — MKAYLGIYTARLEMPWVKSLKEKRALIKPTIERLRSRFPVSAARLAGQDDHGWEVVGFSLIGYDGVWVETVLRQAADFIAAQAEYTVTDVSWSIEEVNLEDLVPTWAH; from the coding sequence ATGAAAGCCTACCTGGGCATCTACACCGCGCGCCTGGAAATGCCCTGGGTGAAAAGCCTCAAGGAAAAGCGGGCGCTAATCAAGCCCACCATCGAGCGCCTGCGTTCGCGCTTTCCCGTTTCGGCAGCGCGGCTGGCCGGGCAGGACGACCACGGCTGGGAAGTGGTGGGTTTTAGCCTAATCGGCTACGACGGGGTCTGGGTCGAAACGGTACTGCGCCAAGCCGCCGACTTTATTGCGGCCCAGGCCGAATACACGGTAACCGATGTGAGCTGGAGCATCGAGGAGGTAAACCTCGAGGATCTAGTTCCCACCTGGGCTCACTAA
- the fdhD gene encoding formate dehydrogenase accessory sulfurtransferase FdhD: protein MFISTPNHRPKARIRTQLLRIEYGRALVKSDLLASEEPLEIRLLASSGQVSKKVSEGAKTLAVTMRTPGHDFELAAGFLLAEGVIAGREDIARIAYCTDPGEPQQYNIVNVELKAARLPDLAPLERHFYTTSACGVCGKAGLENLQRRYAPLEAGWTVSSEVIAKLPSQLRAHQPLFAQTGGLHAAALFDRYGNLLALREDVGRHNALDKLLGWALLEYQLPLCEHMVLVSGRASYELVQKALAASIPLLCAISAPSSLAVELAREFNLTLIGFLRDSFNVYSGAERLDIGPSS from the coding sequence ATGTTTATATCCACACCCAACCACCGTCCCAAAGCCCGCATCCGAACCCAGCTATTGCGGATTGAATACGGGCGGGCTTTGGTTAAGTCCGACCTGCTCGCCAGCGAAGAACCGTTGGAGATACGCTTGCTTGCAAGCTCAGGTCAGGTGAGCAAAAAGGTGTCTGAGGGAGCTAAAACCCTGGCTGTAACCATGCGTACCCCCGGCCACGACTTTGAGCTGGCCGCGGGGTTTTTGCTGGCCGAAGGGGTAATTGCAGGGCGGGAAGACATCGCGCGCATTGCCTACTGCACCGACCCCGGCGAGCCCCAGCAGTACAACATCGTGAACGTGGAGTTGAAGGCAGCCAGGCTACCCGACCTGGCCCCACTGGAGCGCCATTTTTACACCACATCGGCCTGTGGGGTCTGCGGGAAGGCCGGGCTGGAGAACCTCCAGCGGCGGTATGCCCCGCTGGAAGCAGGCTGGACGGTCTCGAGCGAAGTCATCGCCAAACTGCCCTCACAGCTCCGGGCCCACCAGCCCCTCTTTGCCCAAACCGGGGGCCTGCACGCAGCCGCCCTGTTCGACCGATACGGCAACCTCCTGGCCCTGCGCGAAGACGTGGGCCGCCACAATGCCCTGGATAAGCTTCTGGGCTGGGCCTTGCTGGAATACCAGCTCCCCCTTTGTGAACACATGGTGCTGGTAAGCGGACGAGCCAGCTACGAGCTGGTGCAAAAAGCCCTTGCTGCCAGCATTCCCCTGCTGTGCGCTATTTCCGCCCCCAGCAGCCTGGCGGTGGAGCTGGCCAGGGAATTTAACCTAACCCTGATTGGTTTTCTGCGAGACAGCTTCAATGTGTATAGCGGTGCAGAGCGGCTCGATATCGGCCCCAGCTCCTAA
- a CDS encoding FdhF/YdeP family oxidoreductase: protein MALKPVKKGWSPETWVSLRPFGLGMQKPNNFLEVFRAVFENADNLEYAWRILRDGVCDGCALGTSGLKDWTIEGIHLCNIRLRLLRLNTMGPLEASSLKDVAQLRAKSSAELRALGRLPYPMRRRRGEAGFTRISWDEALDRIAWKLCKTSPEKMGFYLTSRGTPNETYYVAQKAVRALGSNNIDNAARICHSPSTVALKAALGVAATTISYRDLIGTDLVVFFGSNPAVNQPVMMKYLYYAKKAGTQVVCVNPYQEPAMQHYWIPSDPESALFGSKITDRFFLVQPGGDSAFIAGVLKHLIEQGWLHHSFIAEHTEGFEQVRAQVVGTSWERLEQLSGLSKAEMLEFALLLYKAEKAVLVWSMGITQHRSGEDTVQNIINLGLARGYLGREGCGLMPIRGHSGVQGGAEMGAYASVFPGGLPINAENAAALEKLWGFPVPSQPGLTVTEMLEGGLEVLWSVGGNFLETLPSPALAEAHLAQVPLRIHQDIVLSSQMLVEPAEEVILLPATTRYEIPGGCTETSTERRVIFSPEIPGPRIAEARWEGQAFQDVVARMCSPELAEKVRFADTAAVRAEIARVVPLYDGIQHLRNKGDSFQYGGPQLCPGGICPTPSGRARFLPVVLPESSLPAGAYRLVTRRGKQFNSMVHEHTDPINGAPRDAVLMNPSDLQKLGLQPGQQVWLQNPSGTLAGRVFAAELRPGSIQVHWPEGNVLVDPTLRSSQAKIPAYKEVYVYIHTQPPSQSPHPNPAIAD, encoded by the coding sequence GTGGCACTCAAGCCAGTCAAGAAAGGGTGGAGCCCCGAAACTTGGGTCAGCCTGCGGCCTTTTGGGCTGGGGATGCAGAAACCCAACAATTTCCTCGAGGTCTTCCGGGCGGTTTTTGAGAACGCCGATAACCTCGAGTACGCCTGGCGTATCCTGCGCGATGGGGTCTGCGATGGCTGCGCCCTGGGCACCAGTGGGCTAAAAGACTGGACCATCGAGGGTATCCATCTCTGCAACATCCGCCTGCGGCTGCTGCGGCTCAACACCATGGGGCCGCTCGAGGCCTCCAGTCTGAAGGATGTAGCGCAGCTTCGTGCAAAAAGCTCTGCTGAACTGCGGGCGCTGGGCCGCCTCCCCTACCCCATGCGCCGCCGTCGGGGGGAGGCGGGGTTCACCCGGATTAGCTGGGACGAGGCCCTCGACCGCATCGCCTGGAAGCTTTGTAAAACATCTCCCGAAAAGATGGGTTTCTACCTGACCAGCCGCGGCACCCCCAACGAAACCTACTACGTGGCCCAGAAAGCGGTGCGAGCGCTGGGCAGCAACAACATCGACAACGCCGCGCGCATCTGCCATAGCCCCAGCACGGTTGCACTTAAAGCTGCCCTGGGCGTGGCCGCTACCACAATCAGCTACCGCGACCTGATTGGCACCGACCTGGTGGTGTTTTTTGGCTCGAATCCGGCGGTTAACCAGCCGGTCATGATGAAGTACCTCTACTACGCCAAAAAAGCCGGAACCCAGGTGGTTTGTGTAAACCCCTACCAGGAACCGGCCATGCAGCACTACTGGATTCCCTCCGACCCAGAGAGTGCGCTTTTTGGCAGCAAAATTACCGACCGCTTCTTTCTGGTTCAGCCGGGGGGCGACAGTGCTTTTATTGCCGGAGTGCTCAAACATCTGATTGAACAGGGCTGGCTGCACCACAGCTTCATTGCCGAGCACACCGAAGGTTTTGAGCAGGTCAGAGCCCAGGTGGTTGGAACCTCGTGGGAGAGGCTCGAGCAGCTTTCCGGGCTGAGCAAAGCCGAGATGCTCGAGTTTGCTCTGCTGCTTTACAAGGCCGAGAAAGCAGTGCTGGTCTGGAGCATGGGCATTACCCAGCATCGCTCGGGCGAGGACACCGTGCAGAACATCATCAACCTGGGCCTGGCGCGGGGCTACCTGGGGCGCGAGGGCTGTGGCCTGATGCCCATCCGCGGCCACTCGGGCGTACAGGGCGGGGCCGAGATGGGAGCCTATGCCTCGGTGTTTCCCGGCGGCCTGCCCATCAACGCCGAAAATGCAGCTGCGTTGGAGAAGCTGTGGGGTTTTCCGGTACCAAGCCAGCCGGGCCTGACGGTCACGGAAATGCTCGAGGGGGGCCTCGAGGTCTTGTGGAGCGTGGGGGGCAATTTCCTCGAAACCCTGCCCAGCCCGGCCCTGGCCGAAGCCCACCTGGCCCAGGTGCCACTGCGTATTCACCAGGACATTGTGCTGTCTTCGCAGATGCTGGTAGAGCCTGCCGAAGAGGTTATTCTGCTGCCTGCCACCACCCGCTACGAAATACCAGGCGGGTGTACCGAGACCAGCACCGAGCGTCGGGTTATCTTTAGCCCCGAAATCCCCGGCCCTCGCATTGCCGAAGCCCGCTGGGAAGGGCAGGCCTTCCAGGATGTGGTCGCCCGGATGTGCAGTCCCGAGCTGGCCGAAAAGGTGCGCTTTGCGGATACCGCCGCCGTGCGGGCCGAGATTGCCCGGGTGGTTCCACTTTACGACGGCATCCAGCACCTGCGAAACAAAGGCGACAGCTTCCAGTACGGGGGGCCGCAGCTGTGCCCTGGGGGGATCTGCCCTACCCCCAGCGGGCGGGCACGGTTCCTGCCCGTGGTGCTGCCCGAAAGCAGCCTTCCCGCAGGGGCTTACCGCCTGGTTACCCGGCGCGGCAAGCAGTTCAATAGCATGGTGCATGAGCACACCGATCCCATCAACGGCGCTCCCCGCGATGCGGTCTTGATGAACCCCAGCGACCTGCAAAAGCTGGGCCTGCAACCGGGTCAGCAGGTCTGGCTACAAAACCCCTCTGGCACCCTGGCGGGCCGGGTCTTTGCGGCCGAGCTTCGGCCCGGCAGCATCCAGGTACACTGGCCTGAGGGCAATGTGCTGGTAGACCCCACGCTGCGCTCGAGCCAGGCCAAAATTCCCGCTTACAAAGAGGTGTATGTTTATATCCACACCCAACCACCGTCCCAAAGCCCGCATCCGAACCCAGCTATTGCGGATTGA
- a CDS encoding alpha/beta hydrolase: MGSIPTLPGIFSTVIETPRLRMHLLLRGPSDGVPVLLLHGNASSNTFWEETMLALPAGYRAIAPDLRGYGDTEDKPIDASRGCMDWVDDLLGLMDTLGYARFHVAGHSLGGSVVWALLATAPHRIYTATVIAPGSPFGFGGTKDLQGTPCAPDFAGSGAGIVNPEFARLIAEGYRGSEFQASPRVVMNSFYWKPPFRHPREEALLSGVLSEKIGPDRYPGDAVPSPHWPGVAPGKWGPANAISPKYVGDTVQKMLSATAKPPILWVRGSDDQIVGDMSLFNMGTLGKLGVVPGWPGDDVHPPQPMVGQTRYVLELYAANGGWFHEEVVPDTGHSPHMEKPDIFDPLFHAHLKSV; encoded by the coding sequence ATGGGTTCCATCCCTACCTTGCCGGGCATTTTTTCCACAGTGATCGAGACCCCTCGCCTCCGCATGCACCTGCTGCTACGAGGCCCCTCCGATGGGGTACCGGTGCTGCTGCTTCATGGCAACGCCAGCAGCAATACCTTTTGGGAAGAGACCATGCTGGCCCTACCCGCAGGCTACCGCGCCATTGCCCCCGACCTGCGCGGCTACGGCGATACCGAAGACAAGCCGATTGATGCCAGCCGTGGCTGCATGGACTGGGTGGACGACCTGCTGGGCCTGATGGACACCCTGGGCTATGCCCGCTTTCATGTAGCGGGGCACTCGCTGGGGGGAAGCGTGGTCTGGGCCTTGCTGGCTACCGCACCCCATCGCATTTACACCGCTACCGTAATTGCGCCGGGTTCCCCGTTTGGGTTTGGCGGCACCAAGGATCTCCAGGGAACCCCCTGCGCCCCCGACTTTGCTGGCTCGGGTGCTGGCATCGTCAACCCCGAGTTCGCACGGCTTATCGCCGAGGGCTACCGGGGCAGCGAATTCCAGGCCTCCCCCCGCGTCGTTATGAACAGCTTCTACTGGAAGCCGCCCTTTCGTCACCCCCGCGAGGAGGCCCTGCTTTCGGGGGTTCTCTCCGAAAAGATTGGGCCGGATCGGTACCCTGGCGACGCTGTACCTTCGCCCCACTGGCCGGGCGTGGCGCCAGGAAAGTGGGGCCCGGCCAACGCCATCTCGCCCAAGTATGTGGGTGATACAGTTCAAAAGATGCTATCGGCAACAGCCAAACCCCCCATCCTCTGGGTGCGCGGCTCTGACGATCAGATTGTGGGGGATATGAGCCTGTTCAACATGGGCACCCTAGGCAAGCTGGGCGTGGTTCCTGGCTGGCCTGGCGATGACGTACACCCCCCACAGCCAATGGTGGGCCAGACCCGTTATGTGCTCGAGCTGTACGCAGCCAACGGTGGCTGGTTCCACGAAGAGGTAGTCCCGGATACCGGCCACTCCCCCCACATGGAAAAACCCGACATCTTCGACCCGTTGTTTCATGCCCATCTGAAGTCGGTTTAA
- a CDS encoding YpdA family putative bacillithiol disulfide reductase, with protein MWDLVIVGAGPVGLAAAIEARRAGLNAVVLEKGTIVHTLYRWPKETVFFSEAKNIEIGGHPFPSLFAKPTRREALQYYRRVAENEALNIRTYTEVTGIYPELAHFRVGYRDRDGEGELESRFVLVATGYYDNPNRLGVPGENLPHVRYGIDETLPYWNQRVTVVGGSNSAIEAALELYRAGAGVTVVHKGAEIRPRVKYWLKPDFENRVKEGAIRLLLNAQVVEITPREVVVQQVAEEKAVHHLASDFVLIHIGYKAADGLLRAARVAYRGDAPVLSDTYETSIKGLFVAGSAGHGSDTRTVFIENGREHARRAVLEMAVRMQKRLT; from the coding sequence ATGTGGGATCTAGTGATTGTAGGTGCAGGGCCAGTGGGGCTGGCGGCTGCAATCGAGGCCAGGCGAGCTGGCCTCAATGCGGTGGTTCTGGAGAAGGGCACCATCGTTCACACCCTGTACCGCTGGCCTAAAGAAACGGTTTTTTTCAGCGAAGCCAAAAACATCGAGATTGGGGGGCATCCCTTTCCCTCGCTCTTTGCCAAGCCTACCCGGCGCGAGGCTTTGCAATACTACCGTCGGGTAGCTGAGAACGAAGCGCTGAATATTCGAACCTATACCGAGGTAACCGGCATCTACCCCGAGCTGGCCCACTTCAGGGTGGGCTACCGCGACCGCGATGGTGAAGGCGAGCTTGAAAGCCGTTTTGTGCTGGTAGCCACCGGCTACTACGACAACCCCAACCGCTTAGGTGTACCCGGGGAAAATCTGCCCCACGTGCGCTACGGCATAGACGAAACCCTGCCCTACTGGAACCAGAGGGTAACGGTGGTGGGGGGCTCCAACAGTGCGATAGAAGCGGCCCTCGAGCTCTACCGTGCGGGGGCTGGGGTTACGGTTGTCCATAAGGGGGCCGAAATTCGGCCCAGGGTCAAGTACTGGCTCAAGCCCGATTTTGAGAACCGGGTCAAAGAGGGCGCCATACGGCTTTTGCTGAACGCGCAGGTGGTGGAGATTACCCCGCGAGAGGTAGTGGTTCAGCAGGTTGCGGAAGAAAAGGCCGTACACCACCTCGCCAGCGATTTTGTGCTGATTCACATTGGCTACAAAGCGGCAGACGGGCTTCTAAGGGCGGCCAGGGTGGCTTACCGCGGCGATGCGCCGGTGCTGTCCGACACCTACGAGACCAGCATCAAGGGCCTTTTTGTGGCGGGCAGTGCCGGGCATGGCTCCGATACCCGCACGGTGTTTATCGAAAACGGGCGGGAGCACGCCAGAAGAGCCGTGCTGGAGATGGCTGTTCGTATGCAAAAGCGCCTTACCTAG